The following is a genomic window from Drosophila busckii strain San Diego stock center, stock number 13000-0081.31 chromosome 2L, ASM1175060v1, whole genome shotgun sequence.
GCCAACGCGCTGGGCTAGGCGGAAGCTCAAATCTCTAGAGATTTATGCACTTGCTGCTCTTAATCAAGGCGGGTGAAATTTTCTCCTCTTTTGCTGAAATTTGAGGCAGGTGAAGGTCTCTTGGTGAGAAAGTATTTTCTGCTTTTAACGCTCGCTTGCGTTTCTGTTGTGTTCTAATAATAAAAGACAACAATGCTAAAATctgattacaacaacaacagcaagaaggGAAATAAAATGCCTAATGGTTTTTCTATGCAAAAATCTTTTTACTTTGATCATTTCCTACACAAAGAAATTTCTCCATATAGCTCCACAGACTTTTGGCTTAAGCTTCcgttgtataaaaaataaacaaaattcatttgttgACAAGCCGACGGTGTGTGCcacttttatgcaaattgtctGTTATGCTTTTACCTCttttattatcattttgtAACTTGCTGTTTAGCTGTCTGTCAACTGTCGTAAAGcccaacaaaaacatttatgttCTTGATGAAATCATTAAGCGCACCTCTCTGCAGTTATTATGTTcgttctgttgttgttgttattttttttttttgctgtttataaTGATATAGGGGGCAGCGGCTTCCTCTACGGCCAGCTCATTGGATATGCTAAACTGGTAATTGTAAATAGTTAGTTAGTCAGCCGTTGAGGGAATGACCTGCTTGAACCCAAAACTACACTGAGAACAactgtatatttattaatattaatatttagttagtaAAGGGTTTTCAATATTAAgtctaaacaaaaatagtGAAAAATCTAtgctataaacaatatatatatataatattaatcaaaaaaaattaaattttaaagtttggcaagctcattttgttttatacaactttagcagcaatttttaaaataaaaaaagtctCAATAATCAgagtcaacaacaaaactataaaactaaaaaatatgcaaaaaaaataagaaatttcaAGATTTGATTTTCCAGTCTAacttcatttcaatttaatgcttcatgttttattaatttccaCACCCacttttcattgcatttatataaaaacatgcatttaaattcatttataaaaatatatttaaatcagcataaatagtttacattttattattatttaagctaaatttaagctaaaactattttacgcttgtaataaaattctaaaaaaaatataaatataatatataaattttgcacagCTTGAAATAAAAGTAGTTTAAGCATAAAgctaagtttaaaaattaataaagttgtGTGGGCTGCTGGAGGGGGCAGAGTGGGGGTGGGGTCGACTATGCGCAGTCGTCTTAAGCTAAATGGGTTAGGGTAACAGGCATGAGGCACTCGAGGCATTCAGCAAGACAAGTGCGCATAGagaggctgttgctgctgctgcatgtggcatgtggcatgtgcaaCTACAAGGTGCActgatattgctgctgctgcagcgcacgCGGCAGCGTCTTGTGCGGCAGATGCGCCAATGTTGGCGTCATCGTTGCCgtgcttgccacatgttgcaagcgtcgtcgtcgtcgctgctgctgcatcagcaCTATGCAAATACCGATGATTATCACAGATATGGAAACAGTTAGCAGCACGCTGCCCAGATTGGCGCTTACATAACGCAAACTGGCGTTGTAAtctaagaagaagaagaagaagcaccAGCAACAGTTAAAAGCAATCACGACTTTTTGTCAAAACGTTGGGATTGTTGCAACTTACCCGCCTCCTGCACATTCTGCGCCTGCGTCTGCCAACTGGCGCCACCGTCCGCCTGCTCCACAACCAGTTTGGCATACTTGGTGCTCAGCTGCTCCAAGCGTTGACCCTGCGCTGGCAGCGACTCCAACTCAGTCTCAGACTCCGCCTGCTGCTCCAGCGATGCCAAATTGTTCAGCTCATTGAGACTATCGAAGCTGAGCGCACGTCCTTGTTGTCGCGCCTGCTCCGCCACTGGCGCTTGCGTCTCCTGCACCAGCGCAGCCTCCTCAATGGACTCCAGCGGCTCCTTGAGCACCAGCTCGGTTTTGTCCACAAAGCGCATGTGACGCAGCTCTCTGCCCGAACGATCCTCATCCGGCTCAAAGGGATCGTTTTGCTCCACTGCAGAGGCTACGCCATTCTTGCCGGGCACAGTGAAGCTCGCACGCACTGTCTGCATGCCAGACTGATAGCTACAGACGACCACAAAGCTGAGGAGCAGTACATAAAAGAGTTGCCatttataaaagtaaattaatgtttcaattaaatgctaaataaataaatagaaaatatatcttatattacacatatgtaaaaatatttatacattttaaatattgattcaaatatgttgttaattatatttatataatttaaaaaaatgtacaatgCACTTCGTTTGAGCAGAAGCTTTTactttgcttattgttatctaaattaaaagttaataaattgcttgcttaagaatttattaaatacgcTAATGGAATtggataataataataataataaatttggaAAAGTGGAAGGTATAGATTGTGCAATAACTTAGTTAAagttatttgcttatttatttattcatcgAATAAATTGATGCactgtttaataaaatatattacatttaaaaaaatctaaagCGCTCTTAAGTGTTGCCAGAATTTAAGCTAAtgtatttatgaatttaattaaatttagtaattatatttataattatatcttAGAGCTTACTTACCGCCTTGTGCTATGCGTAAATATGCCCAAATTCTCCTGCACCGTTATGAAAGTCTCCACAGTATTGGTCTCTGGCTTCACCATGCTGCCACATTGTTTATGATCAATGCGCATTGTATAGCTCGTGACTGGATTCTGCGGATTGCCCTTGATGCCACAGTCGCCAccatcaacaacaatgcgaCCGCCAAAATAAGGACCCGTCTCCACTTCAATCTCAGAGGCATGCGCCAGACACTGCGTGGCATGCGCCGAGACTAGGATAGGAATTTATAGTTAAAGCTCGAAATGAAGTTTAAGCCACTTACAGCCCTTGGTGGGTATAATGATGCTTTGGCCTGGCGGATGCAGCGAATCAATGTCATTCTCATCGTTAAAATCAGcgcgtgcgctgctgctgcgcaagcGTCGCGACTGCGCTGGACGTATATGGAAGCTATATCTGGTAGCCATGCGTAGATTATCAACGGCGGCAGCAAAGTGTTGCACTTGTGAGCTGCAAGTGGCAGGTAagttaaaaaatgaaaaatatttatttattcgttGATTTTACTTACTCCACATTGGGCTCATCCATTGTTGCCACACTGCCGTTCACCAATTTGACGCGACAACGTTGTGGTCCATAGTTTTGCATCTCACAGTAGAAGATCTGAAAGGCTTTGGGTGGTTCCACATCGCTGCTCATATTTGTCACGCCATTGACATTCAAATCGTTGTCCAGctcattggcattgccattggtATCTGTGTCATGGGCTGGCGTCACGAACTCCACTTCCCAGGTCAGATTCACCGATTTGTAATTTGGTTCACCAGCAACGCCGCGTATCTCTGCAGCAAAACCCAATTCCACAAATGGgtaacaaatacaacaacaacaaaaacaaaaacagaaaataaatgagGTTAGTCAAGAGCAGATGCAACTTGAAAACAAAACTTCagagtttgctgctttgcatgcaaatcaaGCACAAAAAGCGTTTGGGGAGGGCTCGAAAACAAGTTCTTGCCATTGCATTTAcagaatatatatagatatatatatatcgactAAGACAACGACTGAGTGCCTTTGCCTACTGTGGCAGTGGCTTttactgtttgctgctgctgctgacttcgGGGCCATTGCCACCACCACCCGGTGTTGCAAGCTTggctaaatattattgcagGATGCACAGCTgatgatgctgttgctgctgctgctgctgctctgacaGCGGATTTAAGTGGAAGTGTGCCTGCTATTACCATAGATAGCAACTACAGCGTGAGCTTgtaacttgcaacttgcagttgcagctaccagccgcaataaattgaatttatgctaagacaaaagctgcaaatgaaTTCGATCTTCGAGTGGGCAGTGCTAAGGCCTTTTAATTAAAGAACTTTCAAAGTGTGCAGACAAATTGATaaagtaaaatgtaatttattttgcaggtttgataattttaatttaaaatgcataaagttgGCAATCAGTAGAGCAACTTTTAGTGGAAGCTGCAAAGTTTtcaaaatacaacaataagcttaattattaattaaatgaacaaaatttaataaatatgctagCTTTActaaaaaaacttaattttaataaacttcttTGTATAATGTGCATCTATTTATTgctcatttttattaaacaaattttatatattatggaATACGACTTCAAACTTTCTTAGGCTTTTATAtgctttgcatatatttaaagtacctttttgctttattactTTATAGCTTACAACTTTAACTTGTTTACTTATGAAATTGCTTGTGTTAACAactcaattgttattaaatatgttgGCACTCCTTGCTCATTAAATCTTGCatagcaatttgcaattttcaggcagcagccagcaaattaaaaagagTTCCTTGCAtacttgcaactgcagcacgcatttgtgtctatgtgtgtgtgtgtgtgtggagagtTTTCACAATTTCTGCAGTAGAACCTTGCATAATGTGCAATTAGAAATGCCAATTTACCACGCTAAGCAgcacaaatgtttgttgttgcaaatgttatttgtttgcttgtacgCTTGCATGttgaacaaacaacaaatgcagcagcagcaacagcagcaagctgcGCTGTTTGACTTGAGTGAAGTTGAACTTTTTCCCATGTTGAAATCATTGACACCAATTTGGCAATGCAACAGACCAGGCCGCCCGTTCGtgttgcagcttttttttttttatatttttgtttttaggcGAATTTCTACATTGAGGAGCATTCACAGAAAAGTGAAAATTCACAGCCTTGGCCACGGCACGACGGTCTGTGCCACATTCTGTGGCATTAGAACCAAACAGGCGGcgagcaaacagcaaaactgATTAGAAACTGTCCGTGGCCGTGGCAAGATGACAAACTGTGCAGCGTAGTTGTTGCAACATCAGCAAATAAATCGCTTGATTAATGACATTTCACTCAACGCTGACGCTTTTACCATTAAGCGACTTGCTTGCAACATGACGTTGCACTTAAAATGTTTACGCTTCGCTGTCAACGGACGTTGCTGTTATGTAATGCGGCACATCTTCTTTTCAGACTGTGAAATCGATGCTACACTTATAGAAATAAGTTTcatataaaagctaaaaataaatttagtaaattaattctttagcaagcttaagttatttatgtagctgctgctgctattacttattttattatttcaataatttaactaacaactttagcatatttaattaccAACTATTTGTGCAGtttaagccataaaatattAGCCTTTAGTCAGGTTCTAATGACACTTTTGCTCTCTGCTGTCTGTTATTATAAAACGCTGCCGCAATTTCCGTCGCGTTCTTTTCTTtagatttttgcttttgcggtTATGGGTCGGGGCGGGGCCGCGGCCTCTTTTGCGGACAGGAAATGTCTGCACATTTCCAGCATGCACTGTTGATTGGCATCAAATAGCTAAAATtagtgccagcagcagcagcagcaagttcgctgcttaagtttttgcttttgcaagttcgttgcctaagtcttttgtatgttagcaattttttcattttttttcatttctgcTTGAGCGTGAAACCATTTCGCTGCCAAGGGCAGCCCCTTTTCATTATGTGGCAAACAAGGTCTGCAGACTGAGCAaacgagcgagtgagcgagcgagctggAAAACAGGCCTTTGGGGGCACGTTGCAAGCAGGAATCGTGACCAAATGCAATTAGGCAGCCTGCCctcccgcagcagcagcagcagcacagcaactACTGCCAATGGCAACTGTATACTGGTTACAGGGACAACAGTCTGGACTTACCATATTTGTGGTGCGCATTGTTATtgcgactgttgttgttaaatttttgtgctgTGGCCTTTGACGTGGCTGCTGGCAGTTCCTCCAGCTCTGTCAACTCcgttgttgtttctgctgcggctgctgttgcagttgcagttgcattcttgttgttgtcattgttgttgctatcgcGGGCGCGTCgtgctgcatgtggcattgccggcggcggcagcaacaccagcaataGCATTAAAGCCAATGAAGATTTGTTTGACATGATTTGCgcttgatttattattatttcctattgttgttgtttattgcattCAATGTATGTCAATTGGCTTGCGCTACaacttgtattatttttatttgatttttattatatattttttcattcattcatgcactcgcttttgttgctccaCAAAAGACTTGAACAAATCACTTTAGTTACGCACTGCCCAACACATAAAGACGAATTTGAAcgcgtttatttattatttttttttacagaaTTTACGACGAGCGCTTGTACCGCACGCCTGCACAGGCGTCGCTTAACTATGTTCAACAAttgtcagccagccagccagcacgCCAAGCCAGGCCACAGAATCAGCTGTGCAGGCCGACAAAGCGCagcaaaagagagagtgagagcgtcaagcgagagagagtaaaGTGTCaatggcaaagcaaaagtcCAAGCTAGAAATGGCTAAAAGTAATGTGAAGACGCTTTATCTACTTGTAATTCTTTGCCTAGTAAGTAACTAAAAGATAGTATGCACAAATTTGCTtactaaattcatttataattattcaGAAATAGATCAACAagatatattaaattaaatatatagctaagTGAAGTAAGTAGATTGAGTAAGCAGTGATTAACTCAGCTACAAACTAGTGTTTACTCCTTCAGACATAGAAATATATTGTAAAGTGcctttgttaattaaataaaaataagatcGACTCATTTTATGATCATTTTATTGCCATGTGtctttgtaattaaattaaatcattttatgaTTGAATATCAACGTAGTTAAATATCAAAAAGTCATCAGCATCGcataaatatgcttaatagctataaaatagcCATGCTGTCAACACTAGTTGGCGAGAGCGCAAACAAGAGCGCCTAAGCTTTATCCAATGCCAAGGCCGTACGCGTTTACAGCAGAGCGAGCTTTTTtcaagagagcgcgcgagctTACATGCACTGCAGTCGCcgcatgtgtgtttgtgtttaggCCTAACAACAGCTATGTTAGGCAGGCAtgtccgctgctgctgctgctgcgtcagcCGGCCTGCTTATCAGCCGTTGTGTCTGCTTATCGCTTTGGAAAattgtctgtttgttttgtttttgtttttgttatttcgcGCTTGAAAACTAAACGTgcgctaaattaaaaatccaTATTGATGTGCCCATCGACTAAAGCGAACAAAAAcctttttgtataattaaggCGAGCGACttggctaaaatatttgatttgttgttattttaagccaacaacaatagcgtTACACTTTCCCTTTTaagtggttgttgttgttgttgtctgcctATTGttatgccgctgctgctttgattaATGCTTAATCagcaatattattgttattagttTTCTATTGAagcttgtattttattttaaatacatgtatgtttattttttattataaatgcctGCATATATTGATCGACGCAGATTTCATGCTCGCActgctttaagcaaataaaaatgaaatcaattaaaattgctgcgcAAACAATTTCTctttaataatacaatatttgtattgtttgcttgtaaataaaaactgtcTGCAGTGGTGTTCATGCCTATTTAAGCCTATGTAATGTGTAATAAACAGCAAGCAGTGAATTTATTTCAGTTGCATAATAAAGTTGTCgtaattcttttttaaaacccccattt
Proteins encoded in this region:
- the LOC108602065 gene encoding uncharacterized protein LOC108602065, translating into MSNKSSLALMLLLVLLPPPAMPHAARRARDSNNNDNNKNATATATAAAAETTTELTELEELPAATSKATAQKFNNNSRNNNAHHKYEIRGVAGEPNYKSVNLTWEVEFVTPAHDTDTNGNANELDNDLNVNGVTNMSSDVEPPKAFQIFYCEMQNYGPQRCRVKLVNGSVATMDEPNVDSQVQHFAAAVDNLRMATRYSFHIRPAQSRRLRSSSARADFNDENDIDSLHPPGQSIIIPTKGFSAHATQCLAHASEIEVETGPYFGGRIVVDGGDCGIKGNPQNPVTSYTMRIDHKQCGSMVKPETNTVETFITVQENLGIFTHSTRRFVVVCSYQSGMQTVRASFTVPGKNGVASAVEQNDPFEPDEDRSGRELRHMRFVDKTELVLKEPLESIEEAALVQETQAPVAEQARQQGRALSFDSLNELNNLASLEQQAESETELESLPAQGQRLEQLSTKYAKLVVEQADGGASWQTQAQNVQEADYNASLRYVSANLGSVLLTVSISVIIIGICIVLMQQQRRRRRLQHVASTATMTPTLAHLPHKTLPRALQQQQYQCTL